One Aegilops tauschii subsp. strangulata cultivar AL8/78 chromosome 7, Aet v6.0, whole genome shotgun sequence genomic window carries:
- the LOC109768714 gene encoding aquaporin NIP1-3 produces the protein MAGGEHGAGANGLQEQDHTGALEEGRGGVNQNQAGCENPEQALSSTSNNQPMLSVQFVQKILAEIFGTYFLIFAGCAAVAVNKRTAGTVTFPGICITWGLAVMVMVYSVGHISGAHFNPAVTFAFATCGRFPWRQVPAYAAAQVLGSTAASITLRLLFGGEPEHFFGTVPSGSDVQSLVLEFIITFYLMFVVSGVATDNRAIGELAGLAVGATVLLNVLFAGPISGASMNPARTIGPAMVLGRYTGIWVYIIGPVSGAVSGAWAYNLIRFTNKPLREITRTGSFLRSARMS, from the exons ATGGCAGGAGGAGAGCATGGAGCTGGAGCCAATGGTCTGCAAGAGCAAGACCACACCGGAGCTCTGGAGGAAGGAAGAGGAGGAGTGAATCAAAATCAAGCAGGGTGCGAGAATCCAGAGCAAGCTCTGAGCAGCACCAGCAATAATCAGCCCATGCTCTCTGTCCAGTTCGTGCAGAAG ATCCTGGCCGAGATCTTCGGGACCTACTTCCTCATCTTCGCCGGCTGCGCGGCGGTGGCCGTGAACAAGAGGACGGCCGGCACGGTGACGTTCCCGGGCATCTGCATCACCTGGGGCCTGGCCGTCATGGTCATGGTCTACTCCGTCGGCCACATCTCCGGGGCGCACTTCAACCCCGCCGTCACCTTTGCCTTCGCCACCTGCGGCCGCTTCCCGTGGAGGCAGGTGCCGGCCTACGCGGCGGCTCAGGTCCTCGGGTCGACGGCGGCCAGCATCACGCTGCGGCTGCTATTCGGGGGCGAACCGGAGCACTTCTTCGGGACGGTGCCGTCGGGGTCGGACGTGCAGTCGCTGGTGCTCGAGTTCATTATCACCTTCTACCTCATGTTCGTCGTCTCCGGAGTCGCCACCGACAACAGAGCC ATTGGTGAGCTCGCCGGTCTGGCCGTTGGAGCTACCGTGCTACTAAACGTGCTCTTTGCCGG GCCTATATCTGGAGCATCCATGAACCCTGCAAGAACCATCGGTCCGGCGATGGTCCTCGGCCGCTACACCGGCATCTGGGTATACATCATCGGGCCTGTTAGCGGCGCCGTTTCTGGCGCGTGGGCTTACAACCTCATCCGGTTTACCAATAAGCCACTGCGAGAGATCACCAGGACCGGGTCCTTCTTGCGAAGTGCGAGGATGAGCTAG
- the LOC109768713 gene encoding uncharacterized protein has protein sequence MEAAFDAYFRAADLDRDGRISGQEAVAFFKGSGLPQPVLAQIWTYADKNRTGFLGREDFFNSLKLVTVAQSGRQLTPDIVKSALFGPAAAKIPAPRINIPTAAPQTNSVASPPQPTQALGPRQHTPVVNGSQGPPGSSLNPQVPQPGNLVRPPQPPSANTPQVPQQGHPVRPPQPPSANTPQVPQPGHPVRPPQPPNANIPPAQGIAPRPPVGGGLSGLNQAGSTTANLSTDWFSGKKSASPLGGTSQAPVRGASPQVNLGTVGIPTQSSTPAAQTPAITTSVKPNPTDLNILSSQPAVNDSKALVPLGNGSPSNSSFGVDPFSATPQPTQNSSFPHVSNGLPGSTAHGPAAGPHHPPKPMPPGPVQGISSLPSHTGQVPPNQPAPKQNQFNSIPSTPGPPSANIPGGQIPTNQKQFQAPWPKITQADVRKYMIVFIKVDRDRDGKITGEEARNLFLSWRLPREILRKVWDLSDQDKDGMLSFKEFCFAVYLMERFREQRPLPDVLPDGIWAEGISLPSTGQFAENPSGPAPHQSAGFASRAMQGPHPGMPPSSVKQQHRRPLHFDDDTTPTEPQKPKVPALEKHLVGQLSKEEQNALEAKFKEASDADKKVQELEKEILDSREKTDYYRTKMQELILYKSRCDNRFNEVSESMSADKREVQSLSAKYDERCKKVGDVASKLSMDEATFREIQAKKLEIYNSIVKLQKGDGDDEKLQERANQIQSELEELVKSLNEQCKRYGLRAKPTTLVELPFGWQPGIQETAAVWDEEWDRFAEDGFSIIKELTVEVEPPAVKESHPTVEDGKVSSNGVSTATSTEKEDSKTDKTAAAEQTVEPEATGSNGKAELAKNPPVSPAKKAKDGHTNEPSVTNADSPRAADSISNDGASDSPVRGDKTNNRHSWGPSFDHGDDNDSLWNFGDKDGENGDSDLFFGPGGLPPIRTGGSTSASAFGKEQKPMFDSVPGTPLQKSVFDYSVPSTPMQNSSFDYSVPSTPMQKSLFDSSVPSTPMQRSLFDSSVPSTPMQKSLFDSSVPSTPMGNSFYDSFPSTPMQGSLFDSGPGRVESPTAGSTYGGGQQKGFFDSSVPSTPMYNSSFSPRYSEAGDDSSFDTFSQMDSFGAKDSTSFGQPRDSFSRFDSFGSSAELGGSNDAFGRFDSFRSNADQGGGSSFTRYDSMSSNADQGGGNNNSFMRYDSMSSNADQGGGNNSSFMRYDSMSSNADHDRSNAFARFDSMKSTDSHDQGYSFDDDDPFGTGPFKPSKPSTEASSPTRHGTDKWSAF, from the exons ATGGAGGCGGCCTTCGACGCCTACTTCCGCGCGGCGGATCTGGACCGCGACGGCCGGATCAGCGGCCAGGAGGCCGTCGCCTTCTTCAAGGGCTCCGGCCTCCCGCAGCCCGTCCTAGCTCAG ATCTGGACATATGCTGATAAAAATCGGACTGGGTTTCTTGGGCGTGAAGATTTTTTCAACTCGCTTAAACTAGTGACAGTTGCACAGAGTGGCCGACAGTTGACACCAGACATTGTTAAGTCAGCATTATTCGGTCCCGCTGCTGCAAAAATTCCTGCTCCCCGTATAAATATCCCAACCGCAGCTCCTCAGACAAACAGTGTCGCTAGCCCCCCACAGCCCACTCAGGCATTAGGTCCTCGTCAACACACTCCAGTTGTAAATGGATCACAGGGCCCTCCTGGATCATCATTGAACCCACAAGTACCCCAACCGGGTAATCTTGTTAGGCCGCCACAACCTCCAAGTGCAAACACCCCACAAGTACCCCAACAGGGTCATCCTGTTAGGCCGCCACAACCTCCAAGTGCAAACACCCCACAAGTACCCCAACCGGGTCATCCTGTTAGGCCGCCACAACCTCCAAATGCAAACATTCCCCCTGCTCAGGGAATCGCGCCAAGGCCACCCGTAGGAGGTGGTCTAAGTGGGCTAAATCAGGCTGGTTCAACGACGGCAAATCTATCCACCGATTGGTTCAGTGGCAAGAAAAGTGCAAGTCCATTGGGAGGTACTTCGCAAGCTCCAGTTAGAGGTGCTTCTCCACAGGTGAACCTTGGCACCGTGGGAATACCAACACAGAGTTCAACTCCTGCAGCCCAGACACCGGCTATTACGACATCTGTAAAGCCAAATCCAACAGATCTAAACATTCTGTCTTCACAACCAGCTGTTAATGACTCCAAGGCATTGGTTCCCTTAGGAAATGGATCGCCGTCCAACTCAAGTTTTGGGGTTGATCCTTTCTCTGCAACTCCACAACCAACGCAAAATTCATCTTTCCCCCATGTTTCAAATGGCTTGCCCGGTTCTACAGCCCATGGCCCAGCTGCTGGACCTCATCACCCCCCTAAGCCAATGCCGCCTGGTCCTGTGCAGGGTATATCATCGTTGCCTTCTCATACTGGTCAGGTGCCACCAAACCAGCCAGCTCCTAAGCAAAACCAGTTTAATAGCATACCGAGCACTCCAGGACCACCGAGTGCTAACATCCCTGGTGGACAAATTCCTACAAATCAAAAACAGTTTCAGGCTCCATGGCCCAAGATCACTCAAGCAGATGTCAGGAAATATATGATTGTATTTATTAAGGTAGACAGAGATCGAGATGGGAAGATCACTGGTGAAGAGGCAAGGAATCTGTTTTTAAGTTGGAGGTTGCCAAGAG AGATCTTAAGGAAGGTGTGGGATTTGTCCGACCAGGATAAGGATGGGATGCTGTCTTTCAAGGAATTTTGTTTTGCTGTGTACTTAATGGAGAGGTTCCGAGAGCAGCGACCACTTCCTGATGTATTGCCAGATGGTATTTGGGCGGAGGGAATTTCACTACCCTCTACTGGCCAGTTTGCAGAAAACCCTAGTGGCCCGGCTCCCCATCAAAGTGCTG GGTTTGCAAGTAGAGCAATGCAAGGACCACATCCTGGAATGCCtccttcatctgtgaagcaacaACATCGAAGGCCTCTTCATTTTGATGACGATACTACGCCAACTGAACCACAAAAACCTAAGGTCCCAGCATTGGAGAAACATTTGGTTGGCCAGCTTAGCAAAGAGGAACAAAATGCACTCGAAGCAAAGTTCAAGGAAGCTTCAGATGCTGATAAAAAG GTTCAAGAGTTGGAAAAGGAAATACTGGATTCCAGGGAGAAGACTGATTACTATCGCACCAAGATGCAGGAGTTG ATTCTCTACAAGAGTAGGTGTGATAACAGGTTTAATGAAGTCTCAGAAAGTATGTCTGCTGATAAGCGCGAG GTTCAATCCCTTTCGGCCAAATATGATGAGAGATGCAAGAAGGTTGGAGATGTGGCATCAAAGCTATCAATGGATGAGGCTACTTTCCGTGAGATCCAG GCGAAGAAATTGGAAATTTATAATTCTATAGTTAAGCTGCAGAAAGGGGATGGGGATGATGAGAAGCTTCAG GAGCGGGCTAATCAGATACAATCTGAACTTGAGGAGCTAGTGAAATCTTTAAATGAACAGTGCAAGAGATATGGATTGAGAGCTAAGCCAACTACTTTAGTGGAGCTTCCTTTTG GTTGGCAACCTGGAATACAAGAGACAGCTGCTGTTTGGGATGAAGAATGGGATAGATTTGCAGAAGATG GGTTCTCTATAATCAAGGAACTCACAGTCGAAGTGGAGCCTCCGGCTGTAAAAGAAAGTCATCCTACTGTTGAAGATGGCAAAGTTTCTAGCAATGGGGTATCGACAGCTACATCAACAGAGAAAGAAGACAGCAAGACTGATAAAACTGCTGCTGCTGAGCAGACTGTAGAACCTGAAGCAACTGGTTCCAACGGCAAAGCAGAATTAGCCAAAAATCCTCCAGTTAGTCCTGCAAAGAAGGCAAAGGATGGGCATACTAATGAACCATCGGTAACAAATGCCGACTCACCACGTGCTGCTGATAGTATCAG CAACGATGGAGCATCTGATTCCCCTGTTCGTGGAGATAAAACCAATAACAGACATTCTTGGGGCCCATCTTTTGATCATGGTGATGATAATGACTCCCTATGGAACTTCGGAGATAAG GATGGTGAGAATGGTGATTCAGATCTATTCTTTGGGCCAGGAGGTCTTCCCCCCATAAGGACAGGGGGTTCTACATCTGCTAGTGCTTTTGGCAAGGAGCAGAAACCGATGTTTGATTCTGTCCCAGGCACTCCACTACAGAAATCCGTCTTTGATTATTCCGTCCCAAGTACGCCGATGCAGAATTCATCCTTCGACTACTCTGTTCCAAGTACACCGATGCAGAAGTCACTCTTTGACTCTTCTGTTCCAAGTACACCGATGCAAAGATCACTCTTTGATTCTTCTGTGCCCAGCACGCCGATGCAGAAATCACTGTTTGATTCTTCTGTTCCAAGCACACCAATGGGGAATTCATTCTACGACTCTTTCCCGAGCACCCCAATGCAGGGTTCACTCTTTGATTCTGGTCCAGGCAGAGTGGAATCTCCTACGGCCGGGAGCACCTATGGCGGCGGTCAGCAGAAGGGATTCTTCGACTCTTCCGTTCCAAGCACGCCGATGTACAACTCCAGTTTCTCGCCAAGGTACAGCGAAGCCGGGGACGACAGCTCGTTCGATACCTTCTCCCAGATGGACTCCTTTGGCGCGAAAGACAGCACTTCGTTCGGGCAGCCGCGTGACAGCTTCTCACGGTTTGATTCCTTCGGGAGCAGCGCCGAGCTTGGTGGCAGCAATGACGCATTTGGGAGGTTCGATTCTTTCCGCAGCAATGCCGACCAGGGTGGTGGCAGCAGCTTCACGAGGTACGATTCCATGAGCAGCAACGCTGATCAGGGCGGTGGCAACAACAACAGCTTCATGAGGTATGACTCCATGAGCAGCAATGCCGACCAAGGCGGTGGCAACAACAGCAGCTTCATGAGGTACGACTCCATGAGCAGCAACGCCGACCACGACAGAAGCAACGCGTTTGCGAGGTTTGACTCGATGAAGAGCACCGACTCCCATGACCAGGGCTACTCCTTCGACGATGACGACCCTTTCGGCACCGGGCCCTTCAAGCCGTCCAAGCCGTCGACGGAGGCCTCCAGCCCGACGAGACATGGGACCGACAAGTGGAGCGCGTTTTGA